The Solanum pennellii chromosome 11, SPENNV200 genome contains a region encoding:
- the LOC107003826 gene encoding uncharacterized protein LOC107003826 codes for MSGHTLARKILRDGYFWMTTEHDWCKFLQKCKVHSDLIQVPPHELNGMSSPWPSVAWGMDVIGPVEPATSNGHRFILVSIDYFTKPVEAASYKSVTKKVVADFVRNNLICWFGVPESVIVDNCANLNSQLMRDIGEQFKITQRNSIAYRSQMNKVVEASNKNIKKIMRKMIDNY; via the coding sequence ATGAGTGGGCACACTTTGGCGAGGAAGATCCTTCGAGACGgttatttctggatgactaCGGAGCATGATTGGTGCAAGTTTTTGCAAAAATGTAAAGTGCATAGTGATTTGATCCAAGTTCCGCCTCACGAACTCAATggtatgagttcaccttggccatcTGTAGCTTGGGGCATGGATGTCATTGGTCCAGTAGAGCCAGCCACCTCTAACGGACACAGATTCATTTTGGTTTCCATTGATTACTTCACCAAGCCGGTGGAAGCAGCTTCTTACAAGTCAGTgaccaagaaagttgtagcagattttgttcgcaacaatctgatatgctGGTTTGGAGTACCAGAATCCGTCATTGTTGATAATTGTGCAAATCTCAATAGTCAATTGATGAGAGATATAGGTGAGCAATTTAAGATTACTCAGCGAAACTCAATTGCTTATCGTTCTCAAATGAACAAAGTTGTAGAGGCTTCaaataagaacatcaagaagattATGAGGAAAATGATCGACAATTATTGA